From the Acaryochloris thomasi RCC1774 genome, one window contains:
- a CDS encoding methionine gamma-lyase family protein yields the protein MNTHSQLEAAEKALTFTFAKIDTKVKKNLQRVLQAFRDHKVGAHHFAGVSGYGHDDLGRQVLDRVFAQVMGAEAAAVRVQFVSGTHAIASTLYGVLRPGDEMLAVAGPPYDTLEEVIGVRGQGQGSLKEFGIHYRQLELTKAGTINWQMLGKAVQPQTRLVFIQRSCGYDWRPSLSIDDIARIVESVKQQNPNTVCCIDNCYGEFVEDREPTMVGADLIAGSLIKNPGGTIATAGGYIAGKADLVEQAACRLTSPGIGLAGGATLDQTRLMLQGLFLAPQMVGEAMKGNHLTAHVFSALGYPVNPSPDAPRRDVIQGIQLGSAEKLVAFCRAIQQYSPIGAYLDPAPATMPGYKSHLVMAGGTFIDGSTSELSADGPLREPYVAFCQGGTHWTHVAIALEAAIAAVGPA from the coding sequence ATGAACACCCACTCACAGCTAGAGGCAGCAGAAAAAGCACTAACCTTCACTTTTGCTAAAATTGATACGAAAGTCAAGAAAAATTTACAACGCGTGCTGCAGGCATTCCGCGACCATAAAGTCGGAGCGCACCATTTCGCAGGGGTTTCGGGTTACGGTCACGATGATCTGGGACGTCAGGTTTTAGATCGGGTCTTTGCTCAGGTGATGGGAGCTGAGGCGGCAGCCGTGAGGGTGCAGTTTGTCTCGGGAACACATGCGATCGCGTCCACCCTATACGGCGTTCTCCGCCCCGGCGACGAAATGCTAGCCGTCGCTGGCCCTCCCTACGACACCCTAGAAGAGGTGATCGGCGTCCGAGGACAAGGACAAGGCTCTCTCAAAGAATTCGGCATCCACTATCGTCAGCTTGAACTCACCAAGGCCGGCACTATCAACTGGCAGATGCTCGGCAAGGCTGTACAGCCTCAGACCCGCCTTGTTTTTATCCAACGTTCCTGTGGCTATGACTGGCGTCCCAGCCTTAGCATTGATGATATTGCTCGAATTGTAGAAAGCGTCAAACAGCAAAATCCCAATACCGTTTGCTGCATAGATAACTGCTACGGCGAATTTGTCGAAGATCGTGAACCCACAATGGTGGGCGCGGATTTAATTGCCGGTTCGTTGATTAAAAACCCGGGCGGAACCATCGCAACGGCCGGGGGCTACATCGCTGGAAAGGCTGACCTTGTGGAACAAGCCGCCTGTCGACTCACCTCACCGGGCATTGGTCTCGCAGGAGGTGCAACCCTAGATCAAACGCGACTGATGCTTCAGGGACTGTTCCTTGCCCCCCAAATGGTGGGAGAAGCCATGAAGGGCAACCATCTTACCGCTCACGTCTTTAGTGCTTTAGGGTATCCTGTGAACCCTAGCCCCGATGCACCACGCAGAGACGTCATTCAAGGTATCCAGCTGGGGTCGGCAGAGAAGCTGGTCGCTTTTTGTCGTGCCATTCAGCAATATTCGCCCATTGGTGCTTACTTAGATCCAGCACCCGCCACAATGCCAGGGTACAAAAGTCATCTGGTAATGGCGGGCGGCACATTCATTGACGGCAGCACATCCGAGCTATCTGCCGATGGTCCCTTGCGGGAGCCTTATGTTGCCTTTTGTCAGGGGGGAACCCATTGGACCCATGTTGCAATAGCGCTTGAAGCCGCCATCGCCGCCGTAGGTCCAGCCTAA
- a CDS encoding acyl-CoA desaturase, which translates to MTIATERPVEPNQLKKSWPFIIVLAVVHVGALFALLPSNFSWAAVGLALFLHWVTGGLGITLGWHRMLTHRSFQVPKPLEYFLAFCGTLACEGGVIWWVGLHRNHHMHSDTDNDQHNSNRGFWWSHMGWMMHETPAASEVERLTKDMRDDPVYQFLDNYFFPIQIAFGALLFLVGGWSFVVWGIFVRLVLVYHCTWFVNSATHKFGYQTYESDDNSTNCWWVAMLTYGEGWHNNHHAFPQSARHGIQWWEIDTTWMLIQLFQTLGLASKVRLPAESKV; encoded by the coding sequence ATGACTATTGCAACAGAACGTCCAGTCGAGCCAAACCAACTAAAGAAAAGTTGGCCCTTTATCATAGTCCTGGCTGTGGTGCATGTTGGAGCACTTTTTGCGCTCCTCCCCTCAAACTTTAGCTGGGCTGCTGTCGGTCTCGCTTTATTTTTGCACTGGGTCACAGGCGGTCTAGGAATTACGCTGGGGTGGCATCGTATGCTAACCCACCGCAGCTTTCAGGTTCCAAAGCCTCTCGAATATTTCTTGGCCTTCTGCGGCACTCTGGCCTGCGAAGGCGGCGTAATCTGGTGGGTTGGTTTGCACCGCAACCATCACATGCACTCGGATACTGATAATGACCAGCACAACTCCAATAGAGGCTTCTGGTGGAGCCACATGGGCTGGATGATGCATGAGACCCCTGCGGCATCAGAGGTTGAGCGTCTCACAAAAGATATGCGTGACGACCCTGTTTATCAGTTCTTAGATAATTACTTTTTCCCAATTCAGATTGCTTTTGGTGCGCTGCTATTTTTAGTGGGTGGCTGGTCCTTTGTCGTGTGGGGCATCTTTGTTCGCTTGGTGCTGGTTTATCACTGCACTTGGTTTGTCAACAGTGCGACTCACAAGTTTGGCTATCAAACCTACGAATCTGACGATAACTCCACCAACTGCTGGTGGGTTGCGATGCTGACCTACGGTGAGGGCTGGCACAATAATCATCATGCGTTTCCGCAATCTGCTCGCCACGGCATTCAGTGGTGGGAAATCGACACCACCTGGATGTTGATTCAGCTCTTTCAAACGCTGGGACTCGCCTCGAAGGTCCGGCTTCCGGCTGAAAGCAAGGTCTAA
- a CDS encoding cation:proton antiporter — protein MATEGEELIANNLKQFLLVLSVSLSVATLPQVFSWFRQIPYTLLLVIVGLCLAFVDVRLVDLSPGLILAIFLPPLLFEAAWNLKWADLKSDLVPICLFAVLGVVISIAGVALGLNQFAGVPIATALLIGASLSATDPVSVVALFRELGVGKRLRTLMEGESLFNDGMAVVAFSVLVGIPLGQTDLAPPQVLGELLAVVGIGLGVGGLVGFGISYLTQRFDLPLVEQSLTLVSAYGTYLVTEDLGGSGVIGVVTTGLILGNFGSRIGMNPRTRLIVTEFWDFLAFFVNSIVFLLIGDQIRFAILGDNLQTIAVTIAAMIAARAVSTYGLGFISNRLVGSEIGIPDQTVLWWGGLRGSVSIALALSVPKVLGEREEIIATVFGVVLFTLLVQGLTTKPLLQNLGLMGGRAYEQDYQKAIARRAALGRVVEYLEKGDRKLEVDPEYYRYQTALVKGELEKIESQLEKLQITHPELKEFTAEKLRDELMAIEADTYAEFVRAGRLNKELAPYLSDALMGNV, from the coding sequence ATGGCAACAGAAGGCGAAGAATTGATCGCCAATAATCTTAAACAGTTTTTACTGGTACTGTCGGTCTCTCTCAGTGTCGCTACTTTACCGCAGGTGTTTAGCTGGTTCCGTCAAATCCCCTACACCTTACTGTTGGTGATCGTAGGGCTGTGTCTAGCCTTTGTCGATGTGCGACTGGTAGATCTATCGCCGGGGCTAATTCTGGCAATTTTTCTCCCCCCGCTGCTGTTCGAAGCGGCTTGGAATCTTAAGTGGGCCGATCTCAAAAGTGATTTAGTGCCCATTTGTTTGTTTGCCGTGTTGGGCGTAGTGATCTCCATTGCCGGGGTTGCCCTGGGGCTCAATCAGTTTGCTGGGGTTCCGATTGCGACCGCGTTGTTAATTGGGGCCAGTCTCTCTGCCACCGACCCCGTCTCGGTGGTGGCTCTGTTTCGAGAGCTGGGGGTCGGGAAACGCCTGCGAACGCTCATGGAAGGCGAAAGCCTCTTCAACGACGGCATGGCGGTCGTTGCCTTCAGCGTTTTGGTGGGCATCCCGCTGGGGCAGACAGACCTTGCACCGCCTCAGGTTTTGGGCGAGCTATTGGCGGTTGTCGGCATTGGTTTAGGTGTGGGGGGTTTGGTTGGTTTTGGCATCTCATACCTCACGCAGCGCTTTGATCTGCCACTGGTAGAGCAGTCATTGACGCTGGTGTCAGCCTATGGAACGTATCTGGTGACGGAAGATTTAGGCGGCTCAGGCGTTATTGGCGTGGTAACGACGGGGTTGATTTTAGGAAACTTTGGCTCGCGGATCGGGATGAATCCACGGACTCGGCTAATCGTGACGGAGTTTTGGGATTTCCTCGCTTTTTTCGTCAACTCGATTGTCTTTTTATTGATTGGTGACCAGATTCGATTTGCAATCTTGGGTGATAATTTGCAAACCATCGCAGTCACCATTGCCGCAATGATTGCAGCACGTGCTGTTTCAACCTACGGTCTTGGCTTTATTAGCAACAGACTAGTTGGCTCTGAAATTGGCATTCCTGATCAAACGGTGCTGTGGTGGGGTGGTTTACGGGGATCTGTTTCCATTGCCCTGGCCCTCAGTGTCCCAAAAGTATTAGGAGAGCGAGAAGAGATTATCGCAACAGTATTTGGCGTCGTTCTGTTTACACTGCTGGTGCAGGGACTAACGACGAAGCCACTGCTGCAAAACCTGGGCTTAATGGGTGGTCGCGCCTATGAGCAAGACTATCAGAAGGCAATTGCTCGACGGGCGGCGCTCGGGCGGGTTGTGGAATATTTAGAGAAGGGCGATCGCAAGCTCGAAGTTGATCCCGAATACTATCGCTACCAAACGGCTTTGGTGAAGGGGGAGCTAGAAAAAATTGAATCTCAGCTTGAGAAACTGCAAATAACGCATCCTGAACTCAAGGAATTCACCGCCGAAAAGCTGCGAGATGAGTTGATGGCTATCGAGGCCGACACCTATGCTGAATTTGTCCGAGCGGGGCGATTAAATAAGGAGCTGGCTCCCTATCTGTCAGATGCGCTCATGGGGAATGTTTGA
- a CDS encoding class I SAM-dependent methyltransferase has translation MPIVQHTTDPLATVYKSQAQPSSDGIGKIYMGREISQVMGHQGAGWLERPSRSISEQPQQFIPALNLEPTDTVADIGAGTGFISFRLAPLLPEGKVLAVDVQPEMLEILESVQQQRQIANIQGILGTEKNPNLAHESVDLALMVDAYHEFAYPREMMEAVTQALKPGGRVVLVEYKAENPLIFIKPHHKMSVRQVRKEMQAVGLKWKGNQKVLPQQHVLTFQKSL, from the coding sequence ATTCCGATTGTGCAGCATACTACCGATCCTTTAGCGACCGTTTACAAATCACAGGCTCAACCTAGCTCCGACGGCATTGGCAAGATCTACATGGGACGAGAGATCTCTCAGGTGATGGGACATCAAGGTGCTGGCTGGCTAGAGCGGCCCAGCCGATCCATCTCAGAACAACCGCAGCAGTTCATTCCAGCCTTGAACCTAGAACCCACCGACACCGTCGCTGACATTGGTGCCGGGACAGGATTCATCAGCTTTCGACTCGCCCCCCTACTGCCTGAAGGCAAAGTCCTCGCCGTAGATGTGCAGCCCGAAATGCTAGAGATTTTGGAGAGCGTTCAACAGCAACGGCAGATCGCCAACATTCAAGGCATCCTGGGAACCGAGAAAAATCCTAACCTAGCGCATGAAAGCGTGGACTTAGCTCTAATGGTGGATGCCTACCACGAGTTTGCCTACCCCCGCGAAATGATGGAGGCCGTTACCCAAGCTCTCAAGCCGGGTGGCAGAGTGGTCCTAGTCGAATACAAAGCAGAGAACCCTCTTATCTTTATCAAGCCACACCACAAGATGTCCGTCAGACAAGTTCGTAAAGAAATGCAGGCCGTCGGACTGAAATGGAAAGGCAATCAGAAGGTGTTGCCACAGCAGCATGTGCTGACATTTCAAAAAAGCCTGTAG
- the gyrB gene encoding DNA topoisomerase (ATP-hydrolyzing) subunit B: protein MTTNSNYSADQIQVLEGLEPVRKRPGMYIGSTGPKGLHHLVYEVVDNSVDEALAGHCKHIYIDLNTDGSVSVSDDGRGIPTGIHPHTGKSALETVMTVLHAGGKFDGSSYKVSGGLHGVGISVVNALSTWVEAKVWRDNKLHTQRFERGIPATGLEESKSDRKETGTSISFLPDPQIFPTGTEFDYKTLASRFRELAYLNAGVEMIFRDNRLELIGASEPHVETYRYDGGIKEYVEYMNRDKDPMHEEIVYVEGERKNIQVEVALQWCRDAYTDSLLGFANNIRTVDGGTHLEGLKTVLTRTINTFARKRKKLKDSDSNFGGEHVREGMTAVISVKVPEPEFEGQTKTKLGNPEVRGVVDSLVGEVLTEYLEFRPNVIDSILDKALQAYSAAEAARRARELVRRKSVLESSTLPGKLADCSSRDPSESEIYIVEGDSAGGSAKQGRDRRFQAILPLRGKILNIEKTDDAKIYKNNEVQSLITALGLGIKGEEFDLKQLRYHRVIIMTDADVDGAHIRTLLLTFFYRYQRALLEQGYIYIACPPLYKIERGRKHYYCYSDREMQSLIANEFPANANYTIQRFKGLGEMMPTQLWETTMDPETRTLKQIDIEDAAEADRIFTILMGDRVAPRREFIETHGPRLNLAELDI from the coding sequence ATGACCACAAACTCAAACTATAGTGCGGATCAAATTCAGGTTCTCGAAGGTCTAGAGCCCGTCCGTAAGCGTCCAGGGATGTACATCGGCAGCACCGGCCCCAAGGGACTGCATCACTTAGTTTACGAGGTGGTCGATAATTCTGTCGATGAAGCATTGGCAGGACACTGTAAGCACATATATATAGATCTCAATACCGACGGCAGCGTCTCTGTTTCTGATGACGGTCGCGGCATTCCCACAGGCATCCATCCGCATACCGGTAAATCAGCTCTAGAGACCGTGATGACGGTGCTCCATGCCGGCGGTAAATTTGATGGCAGCAGTTATAAAGTATCGGGTGGCCTGCACGGTGTCGGCATTTCGGTGGTCAATGCCCTCTCCACATGGGTAGAAGCAAAGGTATGGCGCGACAACAAGCTGCACACCCAGCGCTTTGAGCGCGGTATCCCAGCGACAGGGCTGGAGGAATCAAAAAGCGATCGCAAAGAAACCGGCACCTCCATCTCGTTTTTACCAGACCCCCAAATTTTTCCGACCGGGACTGAGTTTGACTATAAAACCCTAGCAAGTCGCTTCCGGGAGCTGGCTTACCTCAATGCTGGCGTCGAAATGATCTTCCGGGACAACCGCCTAGAGCTAATCGGAGCATCAGAACCCCATGTTGAGACCTACCGCTACGACGGCGGCATTAAAGAATATGTGGAGTACATGAATCGGGACAAAGATCCGATGCATGAAGAGATTGTCTATGTCGAAGGAGAGCGCAAGAACATTCAGGTAGAAGTGGCACTTCAGTGGTGTCGAGATGCCTACACCGACAGTCTGCTAGGGTTTGCCAACAACATTCGTACCGTTGACGGTGGCACCCACTTAGAGGGCTTAAAAACGGTCCTGACGCGCACCATCAACACCTTTGCCCGCAAGCGCAAGAAACTTAAGGACAGTGACTCTAACTTCGGCGGTGAGCATGTGCGGGAAGGCATGACCGCAGTGATTTCAGTCAAGGTACCTGAGCCTGAATTTGAAGGCCAAACCAAAACCAAGCTGGGGAATCCTGAAGTTCGGGGCGTGGTTGATTCTTTGGTGGGAGAGGTGCTCACAGAGTACCTAGAATTTCGGCCCAATGTGATTGATTCTATCCTTGATAAAGCACTGCAGGCCTATAGTGCCGCAGAGGCCGCCCGTCGGGCGCGGGAACTGGTGCGCCGCAAGTCAGTACTGGAATCGTCAACGTTGCCGGGTAAGCTGGCCGACTGCAGCTCTCGAGATCCGAGCGAATCCGAAATATACATCGTTGAGGGCGACAGTGCGGGCGGTAGTGCGAAGCAAGGACGCGATCGCAGATTCCAGGCCATCCTGCCACTGCGGGGCAAAATTCTCAACATTGAAAAAACCGACGACGCCAAAATCTACAAAAACAACGAAGTCCAGTCGCTGATCACGGCTCTGGGTCTGGGGATTAAGGGCGAAGAGTTTGATCTCAAGCAGCTCCGGTATCACCGCGTGATCATCATGACCGACGCCGACGTCGATGGGGCGCACATTCGGACGCTGTTGCTCACGTTCTTTTATCGCTATCAGCGGGCACTGTTAGAGCAGGGCTATATATACATCGCTTGTCCACCGTTGTATAAAATTGAGCGGGGGCGAAAACACTACTATTGCTATAGCGATCGCGAGATGCAGTCGCTAATTGCGAACGAATTCCCAGCTAACGCCAACTACACCATTCAGCGCTTCAAGGGCTTAGGCGAAATGATGCCCACGCAGCTTTGGGAAACCACAATGGATCCTGAGACGCGTACGCTCAAGCAGATTGACATTGAAGATGCCGCTGAAGCCGATCGCATCTTTACGATCTTGATGGGCGATCGCGTCGCGCCTCGCCGGGAGTTCATTGAAACCCACGGTCCACGTCTCAACCTCGCTGAACTAGATATTTAA
- the miaA gene encoding tRNA (adenosine(37)-N6)-dimethylallyltransferase MiaA, which yields MIQPGLIVICGPTATGKSRLALHLAERLGGPILSADSRQVYREFDIGTAKPSREEQSQVPHHLIDICDPTETFTLAQFQQQAQELIAQYQAQGIIPLLVGGTGLYIKAVVQGLKIPQVGPQLELRSQLPDQTQSYGWLQQVDPSSAAKIHPNDRVRTLRALEVYYVTGLPLSQQQGRCPPTYPILQIGLDDQDLELHTQRIQQRTQVMIEQGWLTEIRNLMEQYGPKLPLLNTLGYQEMRQHLQHEISLEQAQDLTVIHTRQFAKRQRTWFRADPTITWLAASNPDWLVLEQVIDRFIRPL from the coding sequence ATGATACAGCCCGGTCTGATTGTGATTTGTGGCCCTACGGCGACGGGTAAGTCACGGTTAGCGCTTCACTTAGCTGAGCGTCTTGGCGGTCCAATCCTTAGCGCTGATTCGCGGCAGGTCTATCGGGAGTTTGATATTGGTACTGCTAAACCTTCTCGGGAGGAACAATCGCAAGTTCCTCATCACCTCATTGACATCTGTGATCCCACAGAGACATTTACCCTTGCTCAGTTTCAGCAGCAGGCTCAAGAACTGATTGCTCAGTATCAGGCTCAGGGCATTATACCCCTATTAGTGGGGGGCACCGGACTCTATATTAAAGCTGTGGTTCAGGGACTGAAGATCCCACAGGTGGGGCCGCAGTTGGAGTTGAGATCGCAACTCCCTGATCAAACTCAAAGCTATGGCTGGCTGCAGCAGGTCGACCCTAGCTCCGCCGCCAAAATTCACCCCAACGATCGGGTCCGAACGCTAAGAGCCCTGGAGGTTTACTACGTGACCGGCCTTCCCCTCTCACAGCAGCAGGGCCGCTGTCCGCCAACCTATCCCATCCTGCAGATTGGGCTGGACGATCAGGATTTAGAGCTGCACACCCAGAGGATTCAGCAGCGCACTCAGGTCATGATCGAGCAGGGCTGGCTCACAGAAATACGAAACTTGATGGAGCAATATGGCCCCAAGCTACCGTTGCTCAATACCCTCGGCTATCAAGAAATGCGACAGCACCTGCAGCATGAAATTTCTTTAGAGCAAGCCCAAGACTTAACGGTTATTCATACTCGTCAGTTCGCCAAACGCCAGCGGACCTGGTTTCGGGCTGATCCCACTATCACATGGCTAGCGGCCTCAAACCCTGATTGGCTCGTCCTTGAGCAGGTCATCGATCGCTTTATCCGTCCGCTCTAG
- a CDS encoding DNA recombination-mediator protein A translates to MTQSLDLPQVGDPKADEFLQELAAIQQTSSKRIALLGSRHVPLMHQHMIEMMSYALVLTGNQLLTSGAIGTNAAAIRGAMRADPSLLTVILPQSMGRQPRESREQLENVMHLVEKPENDGLALGEASALCNQEIVSRCDQLVCFAFHDSQTLLKTCHDAEAQRKLVTLFYFD, encoded by the coding sequence TTGACTCAATCGCTTGACTTACCTCAGGTGGGTGATCCTAAGGCTGACGAGTTTCTGCAAGAGTTAGCCGCCATCCAGCAGACTAGCTCCAAACGCATTGCCCTGCTTGGATCCCGCCACGTGCCGCTCATGCATCAGCATATGATTGAAATGATGAGCTATGCCCTCGTGCTCACCGGCAATCAACTATTGACCTCGGGAGCGATTGGCACCAATGCCGCCGCTATTAGAGGTGCGATGCGAGCTGATCCCAGCCTATTAACGGTCATTTTGCCCCAAAGCATGGGCCGCCAGCCCCGCGAGTCAAGGGAACAGCTTGAGAATGTCATGCACCTGGTTGAAAAGCCTGAAAACGACGGTCTTGCTTTAGGTGAAGCCAGCGCTCTCTGTAATCAAGAAATCGTATCTCGCTGTGATCAGCTGGTTTGCTTTGCATTCCATGACAGCCAAACACTCTTAAAAACCTGCCACGATGCTGAGGCCCAGCGCAAGCTGGTGACTCTATTCTATTTCGATTGA
- the tmk gene encoding dTMP kinase translates to MQGKLIVFEGGEGGGKSTQLMRLKDWLLASSFWAQRQGGEPPVVTTREPGGTALGARLRALLLNTQDSAEVAIANRSELLLYAADRAQHVAEFITPHLEQGDLVLCDRYTASTVAYQGYGRGLDLGLIKQLNQIATAGVTCDLTLWLDLDVSIGLERVRQRGETFDRMETGEVAFHQRIRDGFTAIAAQQPTMVQIDAARDPDTVAAHIQAVIQEYLQQWYPPLSQN, encoded by the coding sequence ATGCAGGGCAAGTTAATTGTTTTTGAAGGCGGAGAAGGGGGCGGCAAATCAACGCAGCTGATGCGATTGAAGGACTGGCTGTTAGCGAGTTCTTTTTGGGCGCAGCGACAGGGAGGCGAGCCGCCTGTCGTCACAACGCGTGAACCCGGTGGTACAGCTTTGGGGGCGCGGCTGCGGGCGTTGCTTTTGAACACTCAAGATTCAGCGGAGGTTGCGATCGCAAATCGTTCTGAACTCCTGCTTTACGCGGCAGACCGAGCCCAGCATGTTGCCGAGTTTATTACTCCCCATCTAGAGCAGGGAGACCTCGTGCTTTGCGATCGCTACACGGCTTCAACCGTGGCCTACCAGGGCTACGGTCGCGGTCTGGATCTGGGTCTCATTAAACAACTCAACCAAATTGCTACGGCAGGGGTTACCTGCGACTTGACCCTTTGGCTTGATCTTGATGTCAGCATTGGCCTTGAGCGAGTCCGGCAGCGTGGTGAGACCTTCGATCGCATGGAGACCGGGGAGGTCGCCTTCCATCAACGGATTCGAGATGGATTTACGGCGATTGCGGCTCAACAGCCCACGATGGTGCAGATCGATGCGGCCCGCGATCCTGATACGGTGGCTGCTCATATTCAAGCCGTTATCCAAGAGTACCTACAGCAATGGTATCCGCCCCTTTCTCAGAATTAG
- a CDS encoding DNA polymerase III subunit delta' has protein sequence MVSAPFSELVGQEQATKLLLRAIATHRIAPAYLFVGPHGVGRRLAAQAFLQQLLQGSTHRAIENHPDVLWIEPTYTQQGKLITVSALAAKGDKPPKAQPQVRLAQIRQIAQFLSQSPLEAARQCVVIDHAETMKEAAANGLLKTLEEPGSATLILLAPTADSLLPTLVSRCQQIPFRPLSAAHMQQVLGQAGHAEVLSNIPVLSMAQGSPGAAITAWEQLQTIPSELLERCHLCPTTASDCLALAQSVEQSLEVDAQLWLIDYLQQIDWQTYGQAQRLHILETARRYLRSYAQPRLVWEVTLLELMETVP, from the coding sequence ATGGTATCCGCCCCTTTCTCAGAATTAGTTGGACAAGAGCAGGCAACTAAGCTGCTGCTACGTGCGATCGCAACCCACCGCATTGCCCCTGCATACCTCTTTGTAGGCCCCCACGGTGTTGGACGTCGCTTAGCAGCTCAAGCCTTCCTGCAGCAATTGCTTCAAGGTTCTACTCACCGCGCCATTGAGAACCATCCCGACGTGCTGTGGATCGAACCCACCTATACACAGCAGGGCAAACTGATCACGGTCTCTGCCCTAGCCGCCAAAGGAGACAAGCCTCCTAAAGCTCAGCCACAGGTCCGTTTGGCTCAAATTCGCCAGATTGCTCAGTTCCTTAGTCAGTCACCTTTAGAAGCAGCCCGCCAGTGCGTCGTCATTGATCATGCCGAGACGATGAAAGAAGCCGCCGCCAACGGCCTGCTCAAAACCCTAGAAGAACCGGGAAGTGCAACCCTGATTCTGTTAGCCCCCACCGCCGATAGTCTTCTGCCCACCCTCGTCTCTCGCTGTCAGCAGATCCCATTCCGGCCCCTCTCTGCCGCTCACATGCAGCAGGTGTTAGGCCAAGCGGGCCACGCCGAAGTCCTCAGCAATATTCCTGTTCTCTCAATGGCCCAGGGCAGTCCTGGTGCTGCCATCACCGCCTGGGAACAGCTCCAGACAATCCCATCTGAACTTCTTGAGCGCTGCCATCTCTGCCCGACGACCGCTTCTGACTGCCTAGCGCTCGCGCAGTCCGTTGAGCAGTCCTTAGAGGTCGATGCTCAGCTCTGGCTGATTGATTATCTGCAGCAGATTGACTGGCAAACTTATGGGCAAGCCCAGCGACTTCATATTCTCGAAACCGCGAGGCGCTATCTGCGCTCCTATGCTCAGCCCCGCCTTGTCTGGGAAGTTACCCTGTTAGAGCTTATGGAAACAGTGCCTTAG
- a CDS encoding response regulator, whose translation MITVLLVDDDLGDIELIEIALEETKVQLEMEVARNGVEAMSYLHEQLDKPEPNLPDLILLDLNMPQMDGREVLEKIRAHDGLRHLPVVILTTSEADEDVLKSYRIGANAYVTKPIGLDGLTKIVQLLEEFWFTIVRLPPKNAPKR comes from the coding sequence TTGATTACGGTTTTATTAGTTGACGACGACTTGGGCGACATTGAACTTATTGAAATTGCTCTAGAAGAGACCAAGGTGCAGCTAGAGATGGAAGTTGCTCGCAATGGCGTGGAGGCTATGTCATACCTACACGAACAACTTGATAAGCCAGAGCCAAACCTACCCGATCTGATCCTGCTTGACCTCAATATGCCCCAAATGGATGGCCGTGAGGTGCTAGAAAAAATTCGCGCCCATGACGGTCTAAGGCACCTGCCTGTGGTTATCCTCACGACCTCTGAGGCGGATGAAGATGTCCTCAAGAGCTATCGCATTGGAGCCAATGCCTACGTCACTAAACCGATTGGGCTAGACGGGCTAACCAAAATTGTGCAGTTGCTGGAAGAATTCTGGTTTACGATCGTAAGACTGCCTCCTAAAAATGCACCAAAAAGGTGA